One Castanea sativa cultivar Marrone di Chiusa Pesio chromosome 4, ASM4071231v1 DNA window includes the following coding sequences:
- the LOC142632927 gene encoding bidirectional sugar transporter SWEET5 translates to MINTETSRTIVGIIGNVISFALYISPIPTFIKIHKARAVESFKPDPYVTAVLSCAMWCFYGMPFVHPDSLLVITINGFGFIIEIIYITIFFFYSPWSKRRKIIIALVIETIFFVLVVVLSLKLFHTTKDRSTIVGVLSIILNILMYASPLTVMGRVIRTKSVKYMPFFISLAYFCNGVIWVIYAILKFDVFILVPNSCGAVLGLMQLILYASYYKSIQWDPTLRELQLGNT, encoded by the exons ATGATTAACACTGAAACAAGTAGAACCATTGTGGGCATCATTG GAAATGTCATCTCTTTTGCCTTATATATCTCTCCCat CCCAACATTTATCAAAATACACAAGGCAAGAGCAGTGGAAAGCTTTAAGCCTGATCCTTATGTAACAGCAGTACTCAGTTGCGCAATGTGGTGTTTCTATGGAATGCCCTTCGTCCATCCAGATAGCCTTCTTGTCATTACAATCAATGGCTTTGGGTTCATAATCGAAATCATCTATatcaccatcttcttcttctactctCCCTGGTCAAAGCGt CGGAAGATCATCATCGCACTTGTGATTGAAACCATCTTCTTTGTCCTCGTAGTTGTTCTTTCCTTGAAACTTTTCCATACAACAAAAGATAGATCCACCATTGTCGGGGTATTGAGCATTATCCTCAATATATTAATGTATGCTTCACCCCTAACTGTCATG GGTAGGGTAATTAGAACAAAGAGTGTGAAGTACATGCCATTCTTTATCTCACTCGCCTACTTCTGCAATGGAGTAATTTGGGTGATCTATGCGATCCTCAAATTCGATGTCTTCATCTTG GTTCCCAATAGTTGTGGAGCGGTTCTAGGTTTGATGCAGCTCATTTTATATGCAAGCTACTACAAGTCGATCCAGTGGGACCCAACACTACGTGAGCTTCAATTGGGAAATACATAA